In Planctomycetota bacterium, the genomic stretch GGGATGGGCCGGATCGGTGGCGGCGCTGGGGCTGCTGTTGGGGGCGGCGCAGGAGAAGTCTTCTGCGCCGGCCGGAGGCCGCGTCGAAGGGACGGACTCGGCGGTCTCCCGCGCGGTCGGGTTTCTCGTAAGCCTTCAGGACCGCGAGGGGGCGATCGCCGACCGGGGGCACAATCAGACGGCGATGACGGCGTTGGCGGTCCTGGCGATGGCCGCGGTGGGGCATCAGCCCACGGACGAGACGCGGGAAGGGACGGCGATGCGGCGGGCGCTCGAATTCGTCCTGCGGCCGGACCGCCAGGATCCGCAGGGTTACTTCGGCGCGCGCGACGGGTCGCGGATGTACGGTCACGGGATCGTGACGCTCATGCTGGCGGAGATGCTCGGGATGGGCGTGGACGCGCAGCAGGATCAGGCGCTGCGGGAGCGGGTGCGCCGCGCGGTGGAGCTGATCCTGCGCGCGCAGGCGATCCGCAAGGACGCGCGCAACGCCGGCGGCTGGCGGTACAATCCGGATTCGCCGGATTCGGACCTTTCGGTGACGGTCTGGCAGGTGATGGCGCTGCGCTCGGCGCGGAACGCGGGGCTCGAGATTCCCAAGGAGGCGATCGACCAGGCGGTGGGATATTTGCGCCGGTGCTACTACTCCAAGCGCGATCCTCAGGGGCGTCCGCTCAATCCCAAGAGCGCCTTCGCCTACGAGCCCAATCGCGCCCCGGAGTACGCGATGGCGGCCGCGGGTCTTTTGGCGATGCAGGTCTGCGGGGAGTACGAAGGGCCCGAGGTGGCCGGGGCGGCCGACTGGCTCAAGGAGCGCCCTCTGGACGTCGGGGGCGAATGGTTCTTCTATGGGACGTATTACTACGCCCAGGGGATGTATCAGCGGGGGGGCGAGTACGCCGTCCACGCGCGCAAGGCCGTGGAGGAAGCGCTTCTGCCGAACCAGGATCCCGACGGCGCCTGGCGCGGGCGGCACGGGCAGGAACGGGATGCCGGGCGGGTGTACGCGACGAGCCTGGCGGTTCTCTCGCTGGCGGTGAAGTATCACTACCTGCCGATCTATCAGCGCTGATCGGCGGACCGCCCCGGTTTGGCTTGATTTCGCCCGGCGGGGCGTCTAAACTTCGGCTTATTCCGGCTGGCCCCCCTCGTCTAGTGGCCTAGGACAGGGCCCTCTCAAGGCTCAAACACGGGTTCGAATCCCGTGGGGGGCGCCACCCCTAAGGAAGAATTTCCGCCGTCGCCGCCGTAGACGGCGATCCGAATTTTCTCCCGCGCCCGTCCACTTCGACCGATGCGACGTAGTTTCGCACGAAGCGTTTCCGCTCGTCGGACGAGCCCAATGCGCGCTGGCGTCTGCGGCTGGACGCCACGGCCGACGAGATTGTGGTGGCTATGAGGGCCTGATGATCCCGCAGCGCGAGATCTCTAAGAGGGCGGAGGCTGACCGCGTCGCCGAGCGCACAGTCGAGAAGGACTAGGCGAACCACTGGACGATTTGGGGCCTGGCGAGCACGCCGCTGCAACGCCGGTTCGCCTTCAAGCGAGGCACGGCGCTACGCGTCTGCTGCTTCATGGGCTATCGCTATTCAGGGGGACATTGACCTCGCGGCGCTGGACACGGTGACGAGGGACGGAACATTCCAGGCGTTCGCCCAAGCCGCCGAGTGGTTGCGGCGCGAGGGCGCTATCCAGATCGGCGTGATCGCCGAGACCTTCGACCAGCGCATGGACGGATTCAGCTTCGAGGTGAGCTACACGCGGCCGCTCGGGGCGATGGCGGGGCGCCGGTCGATCAAGATAGAGGTCAGCACGAGCGAAGGGGTGCTCTTCCACGTCCAGGAGCAGCGCGCCAACAAGCACTGCTCGGATCTGCCGAAGAAGCCGGAGATCTGCTGCTAAGCGCTCGACGAGATCGTCTGCGAGAAGTTCCGGAGCCTCCTCAACCCGGTCCGCCGCGAACCGCGCGACGTCTTCGAGCTCTGGTACCTCTTCGACCGCGGCGGCGCCGACGTCGAGCGAATCCGCTCGGAATTCCGCGCCAAGGCCGAGTTCAAGAAGCTCGATCCGGCCGCGCTTGTCGAGACGATAACGAGGAAGGAGAAGGCCCTCGCCGCGCTCTGGGGGAAGCGGCTCTCGCACCAGATCGCGACGCTGCCCCGTTTCGACGCCGCTTCCAAACGCCTCGCGCGGGAGGCGAAGAGGCTCGCCGATTCTTGATCGTCTCCTCTGCAAGCGTATGATATAGCACTTGATAGGTCCGCTTGCATGACTCGCGGCGCCGGCCGTCGGAGGAGAGCGGTGAAAGGGCGTCGGAACGACATGGCGAGTCTCGTGCATGAACTTCGCCGGCGGCTCGATCTCACCCAGGAGAAGTTCGCGGCGAAGCTCGGCGTCGCGTTTCCAACCATCAACCGGTGGGAGAACGGTCTGACCGTCCCCTCGCCGCTGGCCAAACAGCGCATCGAGGACTTGTTGCGGAGCATCGGCAACGACGGTGCTGATCTGCTGGCAGACTACTTCTCGAAAGAACGATGAACAACTTCAGCGACAAGGTGAGCTTCATCTGGTCGGTGGCCGACCTCCTGCGCGGCCCATACCGCCCCAACCAGTACAAGGACGTGATGCTGCCGATGACCGTCCTGCGGCGTCTCGACTGCGTTCTCGAGCCGACGAAGGAGAAGGTCCACGAGAGGCACAAGAGCCTCGAGGGCGGGAAAGTCAAGAACGTCGAGCCGATCCTGTGCCGCGTGACCGGCGTGCCGTTCTACAATACGAGCCGCTACACGTTCGAGAAGCTCAAGGGCGATCCGAACCACATCGCGGCGAACCTCACGAACTACATCAAGGGCTTCTCCAGCCGCGCGCGGGAGATTATCGAGCACTTCGGATTCGAGGAGCACATCGCCAGGCTGGACAAGGCCGACCGGCTCTTCCTCCTCGTTTCGAAGTTCTGCGAGATCGACCTCCACCCCGAGAGGGTCTCGAACCTCGAGATGGGCTACATCTTCGAGGAGCTCATCCGGAAGTTCAACGAGGCGTCCAACGAGGAGGCGGGCGACCACTTCACCCCGCGCGAAGTCATCCGCCTGATGGTGAATCTCCTATTCCTGCCCGACACCGACATCCTCACCACGAAGGGCATCGTCAAGACGCTCTATGACCCTGCGTGCGGCACGGGCGGCATGCTCTCCGTGTCCGAAGAGTACGTTCGTGAGCTCAACCCGGACGCGCGCTTGGAGGTCTTCGGCCAGGACTACAACCCGCAAGCGTACGCGATCTGCGGGTCCGACATGATGATCAAGGGCCAGAACATCGACAACATCCGCTTCGGCGACAGCTTCACGGAGGACCACTTCGCCGGGAAGAAGTTCGATTACATGCTGGCCAATCCGCCTTTCGGCGTGAAGTGGGAGGCCGAGGAGAAGTTCATCGTGAAGGAGCACGAGGAGCAGGGATTCGGCGGCCGGTTCGGCGCCGGGCTCCCTCGCATCAACGACGGCTCGTTCCTCTTCCTCCAGCACATGATCAGCAAGATGAAGGACCCCAAGGAGGGCGGCACCCGCCTCGCGATCGTCTTCAACGGTTCGCCTCTCTTCACGGGGTCCGCGGGGTCGGGCGAAAGCGAGATCCGGCGGTGGATCATCGAGAACGACTGGCTCGAGGGGATCGTGGCCCTCCCCGACCAGCTCTTCTACAACACGGGGATCTTCACGTATCTCTGGATCGTGACCAATCGGAAGGAGAAGCATCGTCGGGGCAAGATCCAGCTCGTCGACGCGACCGGCTTCTTCAAGAAGATGCGCAAGAGCCTGGGAAACAAGCGCAACGAGATTTGCGATCCGCAGCGCGACGAGATCACGCGCCTCTACGGCGATTTCAAGGAGGGCGAGCACGTCCGCATTTTCGAGAACAAGGACTTCGGCTACCGGCGCATTACGGTGGAGCGCCCCCTGCGCCTCAACTTCGCGGTCACGGAGGATCGGCTCGCGCGCCTTCGCGAGGCCGGGCCATTTCGCGCCCTTGCGGAGAGTCGCAAGCGCAAGGACACGAAAGCCGCGGCCGTGGAAGAGGAGGAGGGCAGGAAGGCGCAGGTCGCCATACTGAATGCGCTTCGGGGCCTCGCGTCCGAGGGCACGTTCAAGAACCGCGCTGCGTTCGGGAAGGTGGTCGAAGATCGACTCAAGGAGGCCGGTGTGAAGTGCACCGCGCCGGTGTACAAGGCCATCCTGGAGTCGCTTGCGGAGCGCGACGAAACGGCCGACGTGTGCACCGATGCGGAGGGCCATCCGGAACCCGATCCGGAGCTCCGCGACTACGAAAACGTCCCGCTCAAGGAGGACATCGGCGCGTACATGGCCCGCGAGGTCTTGCCGCACGTGCCTGATGCTTGGGTCGACGAATCGAAAACCAAGGTCGGCTACGAGATCAACATGAATCGGTACTTCTACAAGTACGTGCCCCCTCGTCCGCTTGCCGAGATCGAGGCCGATCTCAAGCGGATCGAGAAGGAGATCGCGGATCAGCTTTCGGAGGTCACCGGGTGAATCCGTCCGCGGGTGTAAACCCGAGGCCCTCGGGCGTGGTATGGCTTGGTGGTGTACCGCGGCACTGGACGGCCAAGCGGCTCAAGTACTGCGTAACCCTTTGCAAAGAGAAAGCCAGCGGTCACGGAAGCGAACTGCCCTACATAGGGCTTGAGCACATCGAGTCCTGGACGGGAAGGCGAATTGCCGGCACTGAGAAGATAGAGACCGACGGCGAAGTCATCCAGTTCAAGTCCGGGGACGTCCTCTTTGGGAAGCTCCGCCCATACCTGGCAAAGGCGTATCGCGCCAATGAAGAAGGTGTCTGCACCGGCGAACTGCTTGACCTACGACCGCGCGAGGTCCACAGGGACTTTCTCTTCTACTACCTGCTCTCCCGGGATTTCATCTCGGTGGTCGACTCATCGACGTACGGTGCGAAGATGCCGAGGGCCAGTTGGGACTTCATCGGTAGCCTCCCGCTTCTCCTTCCGCCGAGTGATGAACAACGCGCCATCGCCGCCTTCCTCGACCGCGAGACCGCGCGGATCGACGCGCTGATCGCCAAGAAACAGCGGCAGATAGAGCTCCTCCAGGAGAAGCGCGCGGCGCTCGTCACGCAGGCCGTCACCAAGGGCCTCAATCCGAAGGCTCCGATGAAGGACTCGGGGATTGAGTGGCTTGGCGACGTTCCAAAGCACTGGCATCCGCGAAAGCTGGGATATGTCGCGCAAATGATCGGCGGGTGCACCCCCAGCAAGGCCAACGAGGAATACTGGTCCGGGTCTATCCCCTGGGTCTCGCCGAAGGACATGAAGCGCCGCCTCATCGCTGACTCCGAGGATCACATCTCCGAAGCAGCGATTCGGGAGACATCCCTCCGGCTAATTGATCCGCCCGTCGTCCTGATCGTGGTGCGCGGGATGATCTTGGCGCACACATTCCCGATCGCTCTCACGACAACGCCGGTGACGGTGAACCAGGACATGAAGGCCTTGCGACCCAACGCCGGCCTCTCTGCGCAGTACCTCGCTTACTTGCTGGAAGGCATCAGCAACGTAATGCTGTCCCACGTCGAGGACTCCGCGCATGGGACCAAGTGCTTGAGGACAGAGCTCTGGAAGAACATAACTGTTTTCATGCCCGAACCGTCGGAACAGGGCGAGGTTTGCACGACTCTTGACGAGTACAGCAGGAGTACCGAACAACTTGTCGAGAAGGTACGCAGGAGCATTGAGGGGCTTCAAGAGTATCGCACGGCTGTTATCACGGCGGCCGTGACCGGCAAGATCGACGTCCGGGAGGGGGCGGCATGACCCGAGTCGCCGTCCAGCCGAAGATGATCCGATGGGCGCGCGAGCGCGCGGACCTGACCGTCGAGGATCTCTCCAAGAAGTTCCCGAAGCTCGCCGCCTGGGAGCGCGGCGAAGCGCAGCCGACGTTCAAGCAGATCGAGGCCTTTTCGAAAGCGACGTACGTTCCCTTCGGCTATCTTTTCCTCCCTGAACCGCCGGAGGAACCGCTTCCGATCCCGGACTTCCGGACGGTGTCCGGAAAGGGAGTCAGGCGCCCGAGCCCCGACCTGCTCGACACCATCTATGCGATGCAGCGGCGCCAGTCCTGGCTCCGGGAAACGCTCGTCGAAACAGAGGCGGAACCGTTGGAATTCGTGGGAAGCGCTCGTCTCGCCGACGATCCCGAAGCCATCGGGCGCGAGATGCGGCGAATCGTGGGCTTGGACGACGGCTGGGCCGCCGAGGTCCGTACGTGGCACGAAGCCGTCAGCGAGCTGCGCCGGGCCATGGAGCGGCTTGGGGTCATGGCCGTGATCAACGGCGTGGTCGGCAACAACACCCATCGACCGCTGAACGTGGGGGAGTTCCGCGGCTTCGCGCTCAGCGACTCCCATGCGCCGCTCGTTTTTGTCAACGGGGCGGATGCGAAATCGGCCCAGATGTTCACGCTCGCCCATGAACTGGCCCACCTCTGGGTTGGGAAAGAAGGCCTCTCGGGCTTCAAGGGTCTCTTCCCCGGGGGCACCGACGTGGAGGACTGGTGCAACCGGGCCGCGGCGGAATTTCTTGTCCCCGAGCGGGATCTCCGGGCGCGCTGGTCCAGCGTCAAGCGCGCGGCGAGCCCCTTCGAGGTCCTCGCCCGGGAGTTCAAGGTCAGCCCCATTGTCGCCGCTCGACGGGCGCTCGACCTGCGCCTGATCGGCCGTGATGCGTTTTTCGACTTCTACGACTCCTACGTGACCCGGGAGCGCAAACGCGCCGGAGAGTCGGGCGGGGGCGACTTCTACAACAACCAGAACACGCGCGTCGGGGAGCGCTTCGCCCGGCACGTGTTCCGCGCGGCCCTGGAGGGGCGTATCGGCTTCAAGGAGGCGTACGAGCTGACAGGATTGCACGGCGGCGCGTTCCAGGAGTATGCGCGGCGTCTGGGGTTCAATCTCCCATGACGCCCGATCGGCGCTACATCGTGGACTCGAACGTTTTCATCACCGCCAAGAACCTGTACTACGCCTTCGACATCTGCCCGGGGTTCTGGAAAGGCATCATCCGTCACCATCAGCAGGGACGCGTTCACAGCGTCGATCGCGTCCGGACCGAACTGCTCGCGGGTCGGGAAACCGAGGACCTTGTGAAGTGGGTGAAGAACGATCTGCCGGCCGGCTTCTTCCTCGACACCAACAGCGGCGATGTGTCCTCCCTCTACGGGCGCATCATGCTTTGGGTCCAGAGAAACCCTCAGTTCTTCGACAACGCCAAGGCTCAGTTCGCTGCCGGGGCGGACGGTTGGCTTGTGGCATTCGCCAAAGTACATGGCGCCATCGTCGTCACGACCGAGCAACCGAGCCCCGACGCGAAAAGCCGCGTTCCCCTTCCCAACGTCTGCGAGGAGTTCGGCGTGACCTATACGAACACCTTTTCCATGCTCCGGGAGTTGAACGTCCAGCTTGTTCTCGGAGGGGCGAACTGATGCCGGGTCGCCACACGGAGAAGGCGTTCGAGACCGCCATCGAGGAGCACCTGCTCGACGCGGGCGGCTACGTAAAAGGCGACCGCGACGCCTTCGACCGGGAACGCTGCATCGACGCCAGGACGTTCCTGGCCTTCGTCCAGGAGACCCAGCCGAAGGAGTGGGAGTACCTCAAGAGCCTCCAGAAGGACAAGGCCGAAGCGACCCTGCTCGACGACCTCGTCCGCTCGCTCAATTCGGAGCACGAGGGTTGCCTCTCGGTCCTCCGCCACGGCTTCAAGTGCTTCGGCAAGCTCTTCCACGCCGCCTACTTCGCCCCCGCGAGCGGCATGAATCCCGAAACGCAGAAGCTGTACGCGGCGAACCGCCTCACCGTCACGCGGCAGCTCCGCTACTCGGAGCGCCACGCGAACACCCTCGACGTGACGATCGCGCTCAACGGGATTCCGGTTGCCACGGCGGAGCTCAAGAACCCGATGACCGGCCAGACGTGGCGCGATGCCGCGCGGCAGTACAAGCAAGACCGCGACCCGGCGGACCTGATCTTCCAGTTCAAGAAGCGCACCCTCGTCCATTTCGCGGTAGATCCGGACGAGGTCCATATGACCACCCGTCTCGCGGGTGGCAACACGCACTTCCTCCCGTTCAACCGCGGACGCGCGGGCGGGGCGGGCAACCCCGACAACCCGCGCGGCTGGAAGACCACCTACCTATGGGAAGAGGTCCTCGAGCGGCACAGTTTCCTCGATATCCTCGCCCGCTTCATCCATCTCCAAGTCGAGGAGAAGAACATCGGAGGGAAGAAGGTGAAGCGGGAGGGCATGATCTTCCCGCGGTACCACCAGCTCGATTGCGTGCGGAGGCTGGTGTCCGACGCTCGAGTGCGAGGCGCCGGCACCAACTATCTCATCGAACATTCGGCAGGCAGCGGCAAAAGCAACTCGATCGCCTGGCTCGCGCACCGGCTCGCGAGCCTCTACGACGACAAGGACCAGAAGGTCTTCGATTCGGTGATCGTCGTGACCGATCGCGTCGTCCTCGATCAGCAACTCCAGAACACGATCTATCAGTTCGAGCACAAGCAGGGCGTCGTCCAGAAGATCGACATGGATTCCGCACAGCTGGCCCAGGCGCTGGCGGCGGGCGTCCCCATCGTGATCACGACGCTTCAGAAGTTCCCGTTCGTCACGGAGAAGATCGGGGACCTGCCGAAGCGCCGCTACGCCGTCATCATCGACGAGGCCCACAGCTCGCAAGGCGGCGAAACCGCCACCGAGCTCAAGGGAGTGCTGGGCGGGGCGGCCATCAAGGAGGAGGTGCGGAAGAAGGCCGAGGAGGAGGGACTTCTCGACCACGAGGAGGAGATCCTCCGCGCGATGGCGAAGCGCGGGAGACAGCCCAACATCAGCTTCTTCGCGTTCACCGCCACCCCGAAGTACAAGACGATGGAGGTGTTCGGGCAGCCCGGGCCCGATGGAAAACCCTGTCCCTTCCACCTCTACAGCATGCGGCAGGCCATCGAGGAGGGGTTCATCCTCGACGTCCTGCGCAACTACACGACCTACAAGACCTACTACCGGCTCATCAAGGCGATCGAGGACGACCCGAAAGTCGACAAGCGCAAGGCCGCCCGGGCGCTCGCGCGATTCATGAGCCTCCATCCCCACAACATCGCGCAGAAAACCGAGGTCATGGTGGAGCACTTCCGCCTGTTCACCATGCACAAGATCGGCGGCAAGGCCAAGGCGATGGTCGTGACGTCGAGCCGCCTCCACGCCGTGCGCTACAAGCAGGCCTTCGAGAAGTACATTGCCGAGAAGCGCTACCAGGGGATCAAGGTCCTGGTCGCCTTTTCCGGGACGGTCATCGATCCCGACGTTCCGGGGCTCGAGTACACCGAGGTCGGGATGAACAAGGGCATCCGGGAGAAGGAGCTCCCCGAGCGCTTCGCGACGGACGAGTATCAGGTGCTCCTGGTGGCCGAGAAGTACCAGACCGGGTTCGACCAGCCGCTCCTTCACACGATGTACGTCGACAAGCGACTGGCGGGTGTGCAGGCGGTGCAGACGCTCTCGCGCCTGAACCGCACGCATCCGGGCAAGGAGGACACCTTCGTCCTCGATTTCGTAAACGACACTCAGGAGATCCTCGCGGCCTTCCAGCCGTACTACGAGCAGACCTTCGTGGGCGAGCAGGCCGATCCAAAGCAGCTCTACGAGCTCCAGGCGAAGCTCGACGGACAGCAGGTCTACCACAAGGCCGAGGTCGAGGAATTCTCGAAGGTGTTCTACAAGCCCACGCGGAGCCCTTCGCCGGGCGACCATGCGCGCATGAACGCGTGCATCGATCCGGCCGTGACCCGTTACAGGCAGCTCGACGAACAGGCGCGCGAGGAGTTCCGCAAGACGCTCGTGGCGTACCGAAACCTCTACGCCTTCCTGTCGCAGGTGATCCCCTTCCAGGACTCGGACCTGGAGAAGCTCTATTCCTTCATCCGGTTTCTGATTGCCAAATTGCCGAAGGGCGACCGCGGGCCGATCTACGACTTCGACGACGACGTCACGCTCAAGTACTACCGGCTCCAGAAGATCGGGGAGGGAGCCATCCAGCTGGAGGCCGGCAAGGGCGGCGCCGTCTCGGCGCCGACGGAGGTGGGAACGGGGGCCGTGCGAGGCGAGCAGATCGAGCTGTCGAAGCTCATCGACATCCTGAACGAGCGATTCGGCACCGACTTCAAGCCGGCCGACCAGCTCTTCCTTGACTCCATCCGGGAGGACGCCGTGGCCAAGGCGGACATCCGGCAGGCCGCGCTTGCGAACACGATGGAGAACTTCGGGTACGTCTTCCTCAAGGCGCTGGAAGGACTCTTCATCGATCGCATGGAGCAGAACGAGGAGATCACGGCCCGCTACATGAACGACAAACAGTTTCAGGACGTCGTCTGCCGGCATCTGCTCAAGGAGGTATACGAGCAGATTCGGTCGCAGGAGCCTCTCTTCACCGCGGATGAGCCCTTCCGTCGGGTTACTCCGCGCGAGGACGAGAAGTATCGCACGTGTGTGCCGCTTTTGACCCTGAAGGCCGCCGCCGGGATATTCGGCGACGCGCAGGCGGTTGAGCCTGATGGCTGGGCGGAGTTCAAGACGGCCCGGCGACTGCGTCCCGGCATGTTCGTCGCGCAGGTGATCGGCCGCTCGATGGAGCCCCGGATTCCGAACGGATCGTGGTGTTTGTTTCAGGGGCCCGTGGAGGGAAGCCGGCAAGGGCGCATCGTGCTCGTCCAGCACCGGGATATCCGCGATCCGGAAACGGGAGGGAGCTACACCGTCAA encodes the following:
- a CDS encoding helix-turn-helix transcriptional regulator yields the protein MASLVHELRRRLDLTQEKFAAKLGVAFPTINRWENGLTVPSPLAKQRIEDLLRSIGNDGADLLADYFSKER
- a CDS encoding XRE family transcriptional regulator, translating into MTRVAVQPKMIRWARERADLTVEDLSKKFPKLAAWERGEAQPTFKQIEAFSKATYVPFGYLFLPEPPEEPLPIPDFRTVSGKGVRRPSPDLLDTIYAMQRRQSWLRETLVETEAEPLEFVGSARLADDPEAIGREMRRIVGLDDGWAAEVRTWHEAVSELRRAMERLGVMAVINGVVGNNTHRPLNVGEFRGFALSDSHAPLVFVNGADAKSAQMFTLAHELAHLWVGKEGLSGFKGLFPGGTDVEDWCNRAAAEFLVPERDLRARWSSVKRAASPFEVLAREFKVSPIVAARRALDLRLIGRDAFFDFYDSYVTRERKRAGESGGGDFYNNQNTRVGERFARHVFRAALEGRIGFKEAYELTGLHGGAFQEYARRLGFNLP
- a CDS encoding restriction endonuclease subunit S — translated: MNPSAGVNPRPSGVVWLGGVPRHWTAKRLKYCVTLCKEKASGHGSELPYIGLEHIESWTGRRIAGTEKIETDGEVIQFKSGDVLFGKLRPYLAKAYRANEEGVCTGELLDLRPREVHRDFLFYYLLSRDFISVVDSSTYGAKMPRASWDFIGSLPLLLPPSDEQRAIAAFLDRETARIDALIAKKQRQIELLQEKRAALVTQAVTKGLNPKAPMKDSGIEWLGDVPKHWHPRKLGYVAQMIGGCTPSKANEEYWSGSIPWVSPKDMKRRLIADSEDHISEAAIRETSLRLIDPPVVLIVVRGMILAHTFPIALTTTPVTVNQDMKALRPNAGLSAQYLAYLLEGISNVMLSHVEDSAHGTKCLRTELWKNITVFMPEPSEQGEVCTTLDEYSRSTEQLVEKVRRSIEGLQEYRTAVITAAVTGKIDVREGAA
- a CDS encoding type I restriction endonuclease; the encoded protein is MPGRHTEKAFETAIEEHLLDAGGYVKGDRDAFDRERCIDARTFLAFVQETQPKEWEYLKSLQKDKAEATLLDDLVRSLNSEHEGCLSVLRHGFKCFGKLFHAAYFAPASGMNPETQKLYAANRLTVTRQLRYSERHANTLDVTIALNGIPVATAELKNPMTGQTWRDAARQYKQDRDPADLIFQFKKRTLVHFAVDPDEVHMTTRLAGGNTHFLPFNRGRAGGAGNPDNPRGWKTTYLWEEVLERHSFLDILARFIHLQVEEKNIGGKKVKREGMIFPRYHQLDCVRRLVSDARVRGAGTNYLIEHSAGSGKSNSIAWLAHRLASLYDDKDQKVFDSVIVVTDRVVLDQQLQNTIYQFEHKQGVVQKIDMDSAQLAQALAAGVPIVITTLQKFPFVTEKIGDLPKRRYAVIIDEAHSSQGGETATELKGVLGGAAIKEEVRKKAEEEGLLDHEEEILRAMAKRGRQPNISFFAFTATPKYKTMEVFGQPGPDGKPCPFHLYSMRQAIEEGFILDVLRNYTTYKTYYRLIKAIEDDPKVDKRKAARALARFMSLHPHNIAQKTEVMVEHFRLFTMHKIGGKAKAMVVTSSRLHAVRYKQAFEKYIAEKRYQGIKVLVAFSGTVIDPDVPGLEYTEVGMNKGIREKELPERFATDEYQVLLVAEKYQTGFDQPLLHTMYVDKRLAGVQAVQTLSRLNRTHPGKEDTFVLDFVNDTQEILAAFQPYYEQTFVGEQADPKQLYELQAKLDGQQVYHKAEVEEFSKVFYKPTRSPSPGDHARMNACIDPAVTRYRQLDEQAREEFRKTLVAYRNLYAFLSQVIPFQDSDLEKLYSFIRFLIAKLPKGDRGPIYDFDDDVTLKYYRLQKIGEGAIQLEAGKGGAVSAPTEVGTGAVRGEQIELSKLIDILNERFGTDFKPADQLFLDSIREDAVAKADIRQAALANTMENFGYVFLKALEGLFIDRMEQNEEITARYMNDKQFQDVVCRHLLKEVYEQIRSQEPLFTADEPFRRVTPREDEKYRTCVPLLTLKAAAGIFGDAQAVEPDGWAEFKTARRLRPGMFVAQVIGRSMEPRIPNGSWCLFQGPVEGSRQGRIVLVQHRDIRDPETGGSYTVKRYRSEKEGDGTGGWRHAEIRLLPENPEFAPLILKDVRDDEMRVIAEFVEVIKGAP
- a CDS encoding DUF4411 family protein; this translates as MTPDRRYIVDSNVFITAKNLYYAFDICPGFWKGIIRHHQQGRVHSVDRVRTELLAGRETEDLVKWVKNDLPAGFFLDTNSGDVSSLYGRIMLWVQRNPQFFDNAKAQFAAGADGWLVAFAKVHGAIVVTTEQPSPDAKSRVPLPNVCEEFGVTYTNTFSMLRELNVQLVLGGAN
- a CDS encoding class I SAM-dependent DNA methyltransferase, translated to MNNFSDKVSFIWSVADLLRGPYRPNQYKDVMLPMTVLRRLDCVLEPTKEKVHERHKSLEGGKVKNVEPILCRVTGVPFYNTSRYTFEKLKGDPNHIAANLTNYIKGFSSRAREIIEHFGFEEHIARLDKADRLFLLVSKFCEIDLHPERVSNLEMGYIFEELIRKFNEASNEEAGDHFTPREVIRLMVNLLFLPDTDILTTKGIVKTLYDPACGTGGMLSVSEEYVRELNPDARLEVFGQDYNPQAYAICGSDMMIKGQNIDNIRFGDSFTEDHFAGKKFDYMLANPPFGVKWEAEEKFIVKEHEEQGFGGRFGAGLPRINDGSFLFLQHMISKMKDPKEGGTRLAIVFNGSPLFTGSAGSGESEIRRWIIENDWLEGIVALPDQLFYNTGIFTYLWIVTNRKEKHRRGKIQLVDATGFFKKMRKSLGNKRNEICDPQRDEITRLYGDFKEGEHVRIFENKDFGYRRITVERPLRLNFAVTEDRLARLREAGPFRALAESRKRKDTKAAAVEEEEGRKAQVAILNALRGLASEGTFKNRAAFGKVVEDRLKEAGVKCTAPVYKAILESLAERDETADVCTDAEGHPEPDPELRDYENVPLKEDIGAYMAREVLPHVPDAWVDESKTKVGYEINMNRYFYKYVPPRPLAEIEADLKRIEKEIADQLSEVTG
- a CDS encoding prenyltransferase/squalene oxidase repeat-containing protein, whose product is GWAGSVAALGLLLGAAQEKSSAPAGGRVEGTDSAVSRAVGFLVSLQDREGAIADRGHNQTAMTALAVLAMAAVGHQPTDETREGTAMRRALEFVLRPDRQDPQGYFGARDGSRMYGHGIVTLMLAEMLGMGVDAQQDQALRERVRRAVELILRAQAIRKDARNAGGWRYNPDSPDSDLSVTVWQVMALRSARNAGLEIPKEAIDQAVGYLRRCYYSKRDPQGRPLNPKSAFAYEPNRAPEYAMAAAGLLAMQVCGEYEGPEVAGAADWLKERPLDVGGEWFFYGTYYYAQGMYQRGGEYAVHARKAVEEALLPNQDPDGAWRGRHGQERDAGRVYATSLAVLSLAVKYHYLPIYQR